Part of the Chanos chanos chromosome 5, fChaCha1.1, whole genome shotgun sequence genome, TGCCTGGGATTGGCGTCCGTCTCCAGAGTGTCGTTGGGTGGTCCCGAGTCGGTCTGAATGCCGTCGTCAAACTCGGATCCTCGACAAGCCTTGGGGAAAAAAGATCGCAGTTATCTCCCTCTGACAGCTTACGAAAAAACAGCTTAggtgatttatttaaaaaaaaaaacagcttaggtgatttatttaaaaaaaaaagcccattacAAATGAAACGAAGCAAAATCAATAGACACCATTGTCTGTcgcctcctctttctctccttctcctcctcctccctcttgcCTCCATCCTCCTCCTTCGCTCCTCTTACCTGGATGAAGAAGAGCTTGGGCTTGCCCACCAGGCTCCTGCACATGTCCCCTCTGAAGAGAGAGGTCATGGTTTTGATGGGCATAGCGCCGTCCGTCCCGTAGATCATGCCCTCCTCGCCGTGGCTCAGTAAAATGCAGGCAAAGCAGGAGCTGTCACTGTGGTCCTCCTCCGACACTAACAGACAACATGACACAGACAATATGACACAGACaatatgacacagacacagagaggcaaCGGGTCAGTTCCTGCCTGGGCACAACTGGTCAGTTCCTGCCTGGAACCAAATCCATTTTCACAGGTCTTCCTGCACTAGGCCTATCCCACTATCCCCCAAACACGCATTATTCAGGTGGTCACCCAGCCCTGCAAATCATTTGTCTAAGGAAAACCACTAGGGCCTGACTGGATTTCAAAAATGGAAAGTTCTCCAAAAACAGGACATGGCTCCTGATAACAAGACACACTACAGCAGAAACATGTAATTTAACCATTAAATCAAAAGGCAATGAAAAAACAACcatacaaatacagaaacactaAATCTAGCCTGGTGCTAAAATCCACTCGTATCCGTTCATTATCAGTAGCCTGGCTCTTTTGTTTATATTGAATAAGAATCAAACCAGGGAACACCTGTCCACGACAAATGAGGCAAAAAAAGGTTTCTGTGCGAGACTGAAACCTTGAGATGAGATATTACTCACCCTCCCTCAGCAGACGCTCCATCTTCTCACAGGTTTGGTCATTGTAGATTCGCACGTCAAACCCCAGGCTTTTAAAACACTTGAGCAGCTCGCCTGCGTCACGGTCCGTCCCGTTCCTCACGTTCATgcctttcacacacataaagccGTTttactaaccctaaccctaaccctgaccctgacccctaacccctaaccctaacaaactGCCCCGATCAACAGTACTTCCCCTGCGTCGCCGCACGCACACGCATCGCTGTACAACTCTGAGACCCTTTAAAAGAAGCACGTCATGCTCTACATGTGTTCAAATCTATTCAACCAATAATATGATGTCAAAAGACCTCAGAACTCCAAACCACTGACTTCATGTGAGAGAGCGCTGAGCGGATGTACCTGTCTTTTCCTCAAAGTTCTTGTTGTTGATGATAATGCACTTGCCCACTCGTCCGTGGCTCATCCTATACTGGAACGCTGGTGAGATGACTCTGTAATGGCTTTCATAAGAATGGTCCTGTTCCTGCACTCTGCCATCCTTATTCTtcttactgaaacacacacacacacacacacacacacacacacacagagccatatttaaaaaacacatcattatgAGAGCTTCAATTTGTCACAAAACAGGACATAAAGCAAAACGTTAAATGGGTTATGGTCTAAACAGGACATAAAACCAAATGTTATCTATGGGTTATGGTCTAACTAGCATTTAATCTCAAATTCTCACTGGACTATTGATAACCTTCCAAGACAATCAAGAATCTGGCAAAAATTTGTTGTGTAAGGAAGAAATGCACCTCcatttcacagaaataaaaaaaaaaccctttaagaAGCTTAAAAACATCCTCCATGTCCTGAGTGGACGTGAgcgaaaagaacaaaagaacctAAAAATGTTCCACGGATAAAACCACTGTTTGAGTATCAGATCAGATAACAGTTTCCGgccaaatacaaacagaaacaaacagaaaaacagaaactcaaGTCATGTGATATGACAGTCAGCACACACTCTGCCCAGTCAACCACATGAGCTCCAGTTCCAGCTTATTAACCACGGCAAGAAAACTACACATACATCTCTGAATAATAAAGCAATGTCAAAGCTGTGGTCCTACAGTCAAACAGCCCTTAAAGAGCACGTAATCAGGAAATCAGTCATTACATTAACTGCTATCAGCCAAGACCAATTCCCAAAAAGTACATAATTCCCATGCCTGAGCGTTAGTTCTCACAGACttctttcatatttcagtttttccaaAGGATCCATCCAGATTGCGACCCCAGTAGGCACAGAGCACACAATATCACCCTGCCTTCCAGAAGACCCCAGGCTTCAGCTTACAAAACAACTTCAACAAAAAAGGCCATACACTcgcttacacactcactctctctctctctctctctctctctcacacacacacacacacacacatcccacggAGCAGGAGAATCCCATGTGATCTGAGTCTCTGCGCTGCTCcggccccccccccttccccacccGGCCCCAATCAGCCACAGCTCCTGCCCCGGGGACAGACTGACCTACCTGGGTTCGTCATTAAGCGCCACGCCACTCTGCATCTGAAATGCCTCGTtcgttccttctctctgtctctctctctctctgctgctcttttTGAAACTGTGGATATTTTGGGAGTGATTTTTGTCGCCTCTtattcagtgtggtgtatgctAGGACCCTGACATGGTCTATACACTAGAAAGAGTGGAGCGCTGTGTCGGACAGGCAGGATCCCTGCTACCTGAGTCAGCAGCCTCCCAACACCAGAGCTTTCTAAAGGCCTATTCACACACGCAGCTGAGGTCACACAGGGCGCAACAGCACCTCTGCTGACAGATACAGAATCCAGCCCTCTGGACCACTGCACTGagactaaccctaaccctacccctaCCCCTAACCAAATCAGTGTTTCTTCATCTCTGGCCTGAGCCTTCTGCCCAGCGCTGGCCTGTCCAAGCTGACCGCGGGATGCATGACTGTGCTCCACAGTAAGTGGATTAGTACACTGACGCTTTAGGAAAGGACTGACAGACACTCAACTACAATGGGCTACATGTTTAGTGGCcactaaacaacacaacaaatgcAGAGAGTTTCAGGAGGACTACAGCACTGCTGTAAGGCAGAGGCCATGTTAAGCTTTTCAAAATCTACCAACTAATCTACCATATCCAAGTCATGACACATTACTGATGATTAGTGATAATAACCTAATTAAAATATTAGTGATGATTAGTTACGATAACCTAATTAAAATATTAGTGATGATAAGTGATAGTAACCTAATTAAAATATTGGTGATGATTAGTGATAGTAACCTAATTAAAATATTAGTGATGATTAGTGATAGTAACTTAATTAAAATATTAGTgatgattaataataataataataataataataataataataataataataataatactttatttgtatagcacttttcatacaaagaatgtagctcaaagtgcttttacatatcagtacaaataaaaataaaaataatgataataataaaaagcaataaaataaataaaataaataaaatggtagaaAATAgaccaaacaataaaaaagccaggataaaccacataattcaagagacataaaacaggagagattgtcaagataaataaataaaacagtttggagtaaaataattaaaagaatagactaaatgaaatttaaaaaaaaaaaaaaagattttaaaatatgaggaatggataaaatgaataaaaaccattaaaacaaaaaaaggagaaaaacaaaagagaaaattgctaatAGTACGCTAGactaaaaaggtatgttttCAGTTGccgtttaaaactgtccactgaacctgcctctctaatacttcttggtagggtgttccacagtttaggtgcatggtggataaaagcagcttccccaattttatttttggggacttttggaatgtttaaaagacctgCTATAGAGGACCTAAGGGCTTGTGAGGGAACATAAAACGACAGAGCATCGGTAATGTAAGAGGGTGctaaaccattaagagctttgtaCACAAGTAGAGGGACAGGTGGAAGAAGGCTGCTTTGGTTACCTTGCTTATGTGGGGTTTAAAACTGAGTCTAAAATCACACCCAGGCTTGTGACTTCCGGTTTGTTTTGATGGCCTAGGTGTCGCAGTCTGGTAGAAAGTGCGTCTTTTCTGGGTTTGGGACCAACTAATAGTATTTCAGtcttattttcatttaactttaaaaaattattactcaTCCATTGAGTGATTGCTGACAGGCAAGTGGTCAAGGAGTACaatgcatttatgtcatttggctCAACGGaaatgtatagttgtgtatcatcagcatagctatgGAAGTTAACATTGTGTTCTCTGATGATCTAACCTAGTGGTAacatatataatgaaaaaagaaggggaccAAGACAGCTTCCTTGTGCAACACCAGAAGATATGTTATGTTTCTTTGATACACAATCTCCAAGACTAACATAAAGTGATTAGTGATATTTACCTAATTAAAATATTAGTGATGCTTTGTGATTGTAACCTAATTAAAATATTAGTGATGATTAGTGATAGTAACCTAATTAGAAATATTAGTGATGATTAGTGATAATAAcctaattaaaatattactgaTGATAAGTGATATTTACCTAATTAGAAATATTAGTGGTGATTacaaaaaaccctttgtcttgtatttgtgtttgtaaaagtactccaggggcgcaatgcgaaggggcaatttgacgctcagtcttattatgatctctgttgaaggtattagaaatccgactgatgcaccaattgtaagtcgctttggtaaaaagcgtctgccaaataactaaattgtaaattgtaaattgtaattagTGATAATAACCTAATTTAAATATTAGTGATGATTAGTGATAATAACctaatttaaatattattgaTGATTAGTGATAGTACCCTAATTAAAATATTAGTGATGATTAGTGATAGTAACCTAATTAAAATATTAGTGATGATTAGTGATAATAACCTAATTTAAATATTAGTGATGATTAGTGATAGTAACCTAATTAAAATATTAGTGATGATTAGTGATATTTACCTAATTAAAATATTAGTGATGATTAGTGAAAGTAACCTAATTTAAATATTAGTGATGATTACTGATAGTACCCTAATTTAAATATTAGTGATGATTAGTGATAGTAACCTAATTAAAATATTAGTGATGATTAGTGATAATAACCTAATTTAAATATTAGTGATGATTAGTGATAATAACCTAATTTAAATATTAGTCATGATTAGTGATAGTAACCTAATTTAAATATTAGTGATGATTAGTGATAATAACCTAATTTAAATATTAGTGATGATTAGTGATAATAACCTAATTTAAATATTAGTGATGATTAGTGATAATAACCTAATTTAGATATTAGTGATGATTAGTGATAATAACCTAATTTAAATATTAGTGATGATTAGTGATAATAACCTAATTAAAATATTAGTGATGATTTGTGATAACAACCTAATTTAAATATTAGTGATGATTAGTGATAATAACCTAATTTAAATATTAGTGATGATTAGTGATAGTAACCTAATTTAAATATTAGTGATGATTAGTGATAATAATCTAATCAGAAGGAGAACCACTCCAGCCTCATGCTCTGACATTCCTCATAGGAAACGACAGtcactttcacacactgttttctttgattCTCTCTTAGCTGTTTGGCTGGTTGCAAAAGCTCAGAATAAATTCCCATAACATAGGacatagggttagggttagggttatgtACAGCAGTTCAATAGTTTTGAGCCTATTTTTGGTGAGAGCAAGTTGGACAGTTAATAAGTTAAACTTTTTAAGGTAGGGGGCCACCTGCTGGAGAGATGAGAGTGTAGTTCTATATTCAGTTATAGCTGGTCACTGATATGGCAATGGCATATttagatttattcatttagcagatgcttttgtccagAGTGACTTCCAAggcaggcagaatacaaaccaagtaCACAGTGCCACCGCTGAGTTCAGTAAACATGGCAGTGAGGGCTCTTTTGATATACTGTGTGCCTCTTTGACTAAAATACCTCCTTTATTTTGGTGGTTACCTGCACCTTTTGTTCATTATCAGCTGACACACTACCAGGGACCAGCCAAACTGAAAAGGTCTCTTGACTGTTGTCACTTTACCCTGAATAGCACAGTTTGAATTCCTTAGATAGAGAACCTAATGAGGGGTTGACTTACGGGCCAAACAGGGCAAACCGGCCCCTCCTGTCAGGTTTAGCATCGGTTGTGTCACCGTATTCCCCCAAATCCTCCTCCGTCAGTTCAGTTTCTGTGGACAGGGTTTCCTGTTCCATCCTAATCAGAGTGGAAAAAAGCCTGCGTAAGCAAAATGTTATCCTTCAGATTACAAAGTGCATTTATGAACGTAATTTACAGTGAATTTGTGTAGTATACTTGTATGTAGGGCTAATCCTCCCACTCCTCTGCACACATTCAGATTACAAAATACAGAATAGAGAAACTCAAGTTATACAAGTTTAATTCTTAGctcatttttcataaaagtAGGAATTTGGCGAGGGACAATGGATTGCTATGCTTTGCTctttacaaaatacaaaatgcaaCTGAGTTCGACCAAAGAGGATGATTTCTTTTAGCGTTGTTAGCTTTCGGGTTTCTTAAACATTGTATCACAAGCTACTCAGTTCTAGCTTGATGACGTCTCTCCTCGTTCATACAACACGGAACAAAGCGTAGTGAGTTGCCATATTAAGAGGTTTATTACACTGAACGCCCTCAAGTCTGTTTCGTTTAGTTCTCTTATCAAAGTACATTGCACCGTAAAGGCAGAAACCATTGACCTCGCCCACTGACGATAAACTCACTATGAAAATGCACTTATACCTGGGGTAGTTACTTCCTCTTTACACCAAATGCCTGAAACTAAATGCCTATGTGACTTTTATTAATCAGCAAATAGCTTATCTAATTtcgaattaaaaacaaaacaagacacaaacaaaccgACAAAACACTGTGGTTTAGTTCTGATAGACCGAAGTAAGATCTTATCAGTCGAGAACTGTGTACTTTAATGACAGAACCTTGCCGGTTCGCTCGGTTCACGAACTTCTGTCATGTCAAGTAACAAACGTGTAGCCTACATTTCATACATTACAGTTTAAGTAGCTCATACTTGCAACTTGGCTACGTAAAGCTTATTCACTGTTTGCATTTGGTTAAGTATTTACCATAGAGAGGTACCAATATCTGATTGGTACCTCTCTATGGTAAACACTTAACTAAATGCAAGCACTAGCCCATGAAGAGCATAAAAAGTAGTATTGAACTTACTTTTTGGTTAAGTGGAGCCCTGAAGAGTGAAGAGTGTTTGTGAATTATGACGGTATTGAACTAAGTTTAACTCTACGGTATCTGGAGGGGTGTGCGTTTCGATATTTCTGAACTTGGAGAAGATGAAAGTAAAAGTATCTTGAAGTGCTGTATCATTACTAAGTTGACTTAATTCACGTTGGCTACGTACACATCTTCGCTCACGTTTGTTGAGTGCTCttttaaagagacagtgacCGTGCTGGGGTTAGCTGCTGTGTCCAACTAATCAGAACAATACTGTACACAGACCTCTAAACACACCGAAAAGCATAAGCGTCTTAAATGAATGGTTTTCGCAGTATGATCAAATCGTTTGTTTTGTACCGGTTTTGGCTGACTCTTTGGTTGCATTAGGATAATAGCAACTGCAGTTCAAAGTCGACTGTCATGGTGGTATGGGCTGGATGTTATTGATGTCCCCAAGATTTAAACACAATGAGTTGTATGTTAAAATGGGCAGAAGTGACATCGAGCTGTAAAAATACAATGCATTCATTACACATCAGCCTGTAATCTGTGCGTGACTTCATGCGCCTATTTTTGAATCGGTCTGAAGGCCAGTGGCACACTGACGAGGCCACCCTAAGTTATCCAGACTGAACTCAGGATTCAATTACACAAACATATTAGcatccctcttcctctttacaACTGACAGACAGCTGGACAGCCAGTCAGCTGACGGCACAAGGCCAAACGGGGCAGACCTTAATGTCCTCTGATATGTAATGGACAGAGTCAGGCTGTCAAAACAGATCTATGTTTAACACTGAGCTGAGGAGCACAAGTGCGAGTTGAGAACTGTGTGGcaggactgtttttttgtggCCTGTCCAAAACTTCTGCTTTTTTGGAGGGAAATATACAGCTGCTGCGAAACCATGAATATACAAAATTGTGCCAGATGCGGGTTTGTGGTTTACCCAGCGGAGAAGATTAGCTGTATTAATCAGGTAAGCTTTTTACCATGTGGCTTTACTAAAGTTGCAGCTAGGTTCTATTAGACTGAGGTTCTGCTAGACTGAGGTTTTGTTAGAGTGAGGTTCTATAAGACTGAGGTTCTGTTAGACTGAGGACCTGTTAGACTGAGGTGAGAGAGGGTTTATTATTGGGGCTCTGCTTTGGCTGAGTTCTGCCCACTGTGAAGTATGTAGATGAGAACTAAGAGAATTGGACCATAAGTAGGAGGTTTTGGTGTAAATTTGCTCCTTTATGGGAAAATGAACCATTTACTGGTTGAGGATCCTGACAGTGCTGACATAGCCCTGTACGAGACCCATGAGTCCACAATGCCTCATGTACACCAGGCCGCCATGCTGGGGCTGACCCCATGTCTGAATGACTAACAATGAAAACCTCGTCACTGATGTGATAAGTCGAGTTGTTATaggtggaggagaagaaaatctctgttttaaaatggttGTATAGTAGTTGTACTCATGACAGTATACATAAATACGTGGGGCAGTGGAGTTTTCTTGCCTGTGTGCATAATCAGCTGTATTTTATGCGACTGTTGTTAGACTAGTTTTCCCTACTAGAACTCTTTactttgactgtgtttgaaaaATTAGTCTCATGGAGCATTTCTAGAATTACTTCTGATTTCTGTGAGACTTTGGggacaaaatatgtttttgactCTGTTTTGGATTCTATCAAACAGAACTGGCACAAGGCATGTTTTCACTGTGAGGTCTGTAAGATGGTACTCACTGCCAATAACTTCGTCAGTCATCAGAAGAGGCCATACTGCCAAGTGTGAGTATATATGAATGTCTTTGTCAGTGGCTCAGACTAATAACATATTTATCTCTGAGAGTTGGTTGTTAGCTTTAACATGTAGCCTTCAGTCCACAGCTTCAACATGTAATGTTATGGAAAGTTTTGATGTAAGTGATTTAAACAGGAAAGCAAAAAACGCTTAAAGCATAACCCTGTTTTTGAACATTGTTCTCTTTCATCACGATAGACACAATCCACGGAACAACAGCTTTACCAGTGTCTATGAGACACCTATTAATATAAATGCCAAGAAGCAAGCCCAGGCCGTCAGTGAGGTGAGCTGATCATCATGTCACAGAGTTAAAAAGAATATAGAATATATCACAGTTCTGTTTCCATAGTGCTGTGCTGGTTTGGCTTTGAGCCAAAGAGCAAAACTAAATTCATACACAAAATATCCTTCCTACAGAATATGACTGCAGGCATGTGATCATATATGTACAGGATTATGACTGGGTGATGGGATAAAATCTAAGAATAGCTGGTGTTATGAGTCATTTATAAATCATGTAATTACACTAGTGTAATGGTTTGACATTGCTCTAATATTAGTTTAAATATCGATAGtactttatattttaaatacacatttaatacatATGGACACATCTTTTTAAGgtaatattacatttttgatttaCCAAGAGAGGAACTATGGGATCAAATAATATTTTGATAGCTCATATCACAGGCCTGTGTGATTGTTATTTATCATAACCATAGATTCAGAGTTATGTGAATCATAGGTTTTCCCCTCCTTGAACCTACAGAGTAGACAAATACGTTTTCAGCATCCAAAATCTACAGGAGAAATGGGTTGGGTGTGGGGGGTGCAGTTTGCTATACCTGAGAATGACCCAGCGTTTTGGATGGAAAGTCCTGCTTATTAGATTCACATATTGCCTCTTGCTGAAGGTTCAGCGGGGCTGTTTTTAGGATGGGTCAGAGGGCCCAGTGACTGTACAGGTTTGGAATTGggactgtgtctctgctctggTCTATTTCTGTGTGGTGAGAGCGACTCGACACCCCCTCCCTGCTTTATGCATTTGCCGGTTAAATTTAAACCTCAGCAAAGCAGCCTCAtctcccctcctttcctcctccctttctcccctATAGCtcccgctctccctctccctcgccctcgccctctctctctccctctctctctccctccccctctctctctccctctccctctctccctctctctctctccctctccctcgccctctctctctccctctctctctccctcccccctctctctctccctctctctccctctccctctccccctctctctctccctctctctccctctccctctccccctctctctctccctctctctccctctccctctctccctctctctccctctctccctctccatctccctctctctctccctctccatctccctctctctctccctctttctccctctccctctccatctccctctctctctccctctctctctttctctctctccctctctccccctctctccctttctcccactccccctctctccctcttggtgccacctgctcctgtctgtcagacactCTCTGCAGGTCACTCCATCATTTAAGTCCAACCCAGAAAGATCTGGACAATTACACATGATTTTACGATTTTGTAATTGAGCTTTGCACGCATAACCGGTGATCTGAAGGtagcctaaccctaacactaaccctaaccctagtccacatgtctgttctctctctgctctgggaGTGAAGTGAAGGAGAGGGCAGTGATCTTTGGGAAATGGAATGGAATTGTAATTTAATGTTAAAGCCAATGACTAGGTTTACTGAGATACTTCTTGGGACTTGAAACATGGTGCTTCCTTTAAGACGACCGTGTCTTTTCGTTCAGACGTCATACTCATGGTCACTGCtaggttatttttgttttattgggaGGGCCAGAACAGTCTCTCACAGTGAGGTGTCTTATCACAACATTTCACAATTCATTATACTGCTTCCTGAAACAGGTCATTCTTatacagagatgtgtgtgtgcaggtatggATTGGATCTATGGACTTTGGCACTGAGTGatcattgtctgttttttagATTAAATATCGAGAAGAGGGAGAGCGATTCATGTCCACTTTCCACTATGACATGAGGTCAAGAGAACTGGAGCAGGCTCGCAAAGTTAGTCATGTGACTAACCAGAATCAGCAGGTCAGGATGCACCTTTACAGCATCCACGTTTACCAAACACCTGTTTCACAGTTCATCAAATACCTGTTTCACAGTGTAGAAAGACCTATTTCACCATTCACCAAACACCTACCTCAGAGTTCATCAGATACCTATTTCATAGTGTACAAATACCTATCTCATAGTTCACCAAATACCTGTTTCACAGTTCACCAAACACCTACCTCAGAGTTCATCAAATAACTATTTCACAGTGTGCAAACACCTGTTTCACAGTTCACCAAACACCTGCTTCATAGTTCTTCAAATACCTATTTCACAGTTCACCAAACACCTATTTCACAGTTCACCAAACACCTACTTCACAGTCCACCAAACACCTTTTTCATAgttcacaaaacacatat contains:
- the casp7 gene encoding caspase-7, yielding MEQETLSTETELTEEDLGEYGDTTDAKPDRRGRFALFGPKKNKDGRVQEQDHSYESHYRVISPAFQYRMSHGRVGKCIIINNKNFEEKTGMNVRNGTDRDAGELLKCFKSLGFDVRIYNDQTCEKMERLLREVSEEDHSDSSCFACILLSHGEEGMIYGTDGAMPIKTMTSLFRGDMCRSLVGKPKLFFIQACRGSEFDDGIQTDSGPPNDTLETDANPRHKIPVEADFLFAYSTVPGYYSWRNPGRGSWFVQALCNVLNEFGKQLEIMQILTRVNYMVATSFESWSEDPRFSEKKQIPCVVSMLTKELYFN